The genomic stretch ATGGAGGATCACACGCGATGGAAACCGCACCCAGACCGGAAATCAAGCTCGTCAGCCAGGATGATCGTATCTTCGCCGGCTCCAACTATCCGAAGCCCTTCGCTTTCAATAAGGAAGTGGCTCATGTCTTTGATGATATGGTTCGCCGTTCCATCCCGCTCTATGTGGATGTGGTTCGGGCCACGGCCGATTGGGTTCAGCACTTCTATAAGCCACAGACAGCCATTATTGACATAGGCTGCTCGACCGGCACGACAACCCATCATGTCGCGCATACTTTGCAAAAGCCAGCCCATTTCCTGGCGGTTGACCTTTCTGCATCCATGATTGAAAAGGCCCGGGAAAAGCTGGCAGATCTGCCGCCCCGTCATCAAGTTACGCTGCTTTGCCAGGATATTCGCGAAACCACCCTGCCCCGGGCGTCGGTGGTCATCATCAACTATACTCTTCAGTTTCTGCCGGTCGCCGATCGGCTCAGCCTTCTGTCGCGCATCCACGAAGCCCTTGTTCCCGGCGGCATTGTGCTGATCAGTGAAAAGGTGCGTTCGGCAACCACCGCTTTCCATGAACTGACGACGGTGATCTATGAGCGTTTCAAGGAAGAGCAGGGTTATAGCCGAACCGAAATCGAGCGGAAAAAGGAAGCTTTGGATCAGGTCCTGATTCCCTTTACCGAGCAGGAGCATCGGCAGAACCTGACGCTTGCTGGTTTCACTGCCATCGACACGCTGATGAAGTGGAACAACTTCACGACTCTGATCGCCCAAAAGGAGCCCAAGGCTTGAGGGAATCCGCGGAAACCGGCTGGTGGCCTCTTATCAAAGATCCTGTGGCACGCGAGGAGCTGCATCGCCTGCGCGAGGAAGCAAGGCCGCGCCTTATGGAAACACGCTGGGAAACGGAGCGTTCGGCTGTGGCCTCGGTGCGGGATCTTCGCGTCCGGACCTGGCGCGGGGATACGTCCTCGGTTCATATCGGCGAGGCCGCGGATCTTAACGAGGAGCAGCACGCGCGGCTTAAGGCGGCATTGAAAGCCTTTATTCCA from Oligoflexus sp. encodes the following:
- the cmoA gene encoding carboxy-S-adenosyl-L-methionine synthase CmoA, producing the protein METAPRPEIKLVSQDDRIFAGSNYPKPFAFNKEVAHVFDDMVRRSIPLYVDVVRATADWVQHFYKPQTAIIDIGCSTGTTTHHVAHTLQKPAHFLAVDLSASMIEKAREKLADLPPRHQVTLLCQDIRETTLPRASVVIINYTLQFLPVADRLSLLSRIHEALVPGGIVLISEKVRSATTAFHELTTVIYERFKEEQGYSRTEIERKKEALDQVLIPFTEQEHRQNLTLAGFTAIDTLMKWNNFTTLIAQKEPKA